From a region of the Vanrija pseudolonga chromosome 2, complete sequence genome:
- the pdxH_1 gene encoding Pyridoxine/pyridoxamine 5'-phosphate oxidase, whose product MRLAPSLIAPTRLFANSSARATLPVHPRPFNHLHHLHPRSISTTMTATAPSPAPYEPTAAATATQQTSTGVKLTAHNQYDATRLDRTSLPADPLDLFRAWLAEALRPAPGSPFPPVREPEAMVLSTATARGVPSSRVVLLKEVDADGFVFFTNYNSRKSAELQANPYAALAFHWREVSRQVRVVGKVEKVSRAESEAYFATRPRGSQLGAWASAQSSAVGEGALAAAVEDAAKKFEGKDVPCPEHWGGWRLVPFEIEFWAGQPSRLHDRFRYTRPEAGGEWAVDRLAP is encoded by the exons ATGCGACTCGCACCGTCGTTGATCGCCCCTACACGCCTGTTCGCTAACTCCTCTGCGCGCGCTACTCTCCCCGTCCACCCTCGGCCTTTcaaccacctccaccacctccacccccgcTCCATCTCAACAACCATGACGGCCACCGCGCCCTCTCCGGCGCCGTACGAGCccaccgcggccgcgacAGCGACACAGCAGACATCCACGGGCGTCAAGCTGACCGCACACAACCAGTACGACGCGACACGGCTCGACCGTACCTCGCTCCCAGCGGACCCGCTCGACCTCTTCCGCGCGTGgcttgccgaggcgctccGGCCCGCTCCGGGCTCGCCGTTCCCGCCCGtgcgcgagcccgaggcgatGGTACtctcgaccgcgacggcgcgcggtgtGCCATCGTCCCGTGTCGTGCTGctcaaggaggtcgacgcggacgGCTTCGTCTTCTTCACAAACTACAACTCGCGCAagagcgccgagctgcaggccAACCCGTAcgctgcgctcgcgttcCACTGGCGCGAGGTCTCGCGCCaggtgcgcgtcgtcggcaaggtcgagaagGTGTCGCGTGCAGAGAGCGAGGCGTACTTTGCTACCCGGCCACGCGGgagccagctcggcgcgtgggcgtcggcccagtcgagcgctgtgggcgagggcgcactcgccgctgccgtcgaggacgccgccaagaagTTTGAGGGCAAGGATGTGCCCTGCCCCGAGCACTGGGGAGGCTGGCGCCTGGTCCCATT cgAGATCGAGTTCTGGGCGGGCCAGCCAAGCAGGCTGCACGACAGGTTCAGGTACACGCGCcccgaggccggcggcgagtgggccgtcgatcgcctcgcgccatag